GTTCAATAACCAAAGTTTCATTTTCAATATGCCCAATAGAAGGTTTTTATTCATTAATAACTTTACTTCCTGTAGTCTcagtttgttatttttatttttcacattgGATGGTGGTCCTTATGTTATCCCTTAGGCGTTAAAGCATTGTTTGTCTATAGGTAGGATTTGTATTTCACCCTGATTCTTGCTTGAGTGTTTCTGGTTTGGCACTAAAGATTCAAGCCATATTGTATTTGTAAAGTTGGAAAGCTTGGGTAGGGCATAAGAATGAGCTTGCATGATGCTGCTCTTTGGTTCCATATTTACGTTGAGGATATGTAAAACATCAAATCTTGCACATTGTGTTATGTCCAATACATGACAATtaaattcctttctttttttcttctcctgGTGTGATGGGTGGGACTCtatcaaaatcaatatttttatcgCTGAACAGTAAATAAATAGTAATATAAGGAGTTGAGTCAATCTCACGTAGACGAAATATTTAAAATTGCAATTAGGTTCAATTAGATTGCGCGTGGAGGTAGTTGTCGTGTCCTAGACGTGTGATGGTCaggacaaaaataaaaaaggtaatttgaatatgataaaaataaaaagagtaaagataattgaaatggaaataacagtaaaaataagtaaaaataaaatttaattaaataaatcgaTAATATGAAATTCTAATTTCAGGTTCGATTTTGTTCCGgtttcaaattaatccttgaTAACATGTATTCTCCTTCAACAGATAAGTTAGTTATATTGTTCAAGGATGCGTCAGGTCACCAACTCTTTCTATGTAAGTTAATTGTGGGAACACCTAACAACTAACTTCTATCATGTGTCTATGATTTAGCTCTCCggtaaatttttttacttagtgCCAATGCAACTTTGTGAGACGATAGAGTCTATTTCCTAAATCGGGAAAGCAACAAATATCGAAATAAAAGTTTTGAAGTGAGGATACAAGTCTCATTGTTccgaaaatcaaataaaaaatcgacttaaaaataaattacactaattcataaaattattgaaaaaaaaactaaaaaatgagagaatttttattaaagtaaaaataaaaggaaaaaaatgaaacaaaataattttGGTGGCTGCCGCACCCTTCTCCATATCtcactttatatataatataatatataaaaccgaAAGGGTAAAAGATTGGCTGTGCGCCGCCCATTTCCCTATCTATACtagtatataattataataataaataaataaaatctaaaaacctAAATAAAGGTGGCTGTATGCGCCGCCCCTTTTAACAACCTAAAACATATTtacataatagtaataataatctaaattaataaaatcctaaaataaaaagaaataagcttaacaatacaaaaaaaaaatcttaatataaataataaaataatcataaaatcttTATCTTATAAGTTCTCCTATCAAATCTTTCGTACAATCCACGTATATAATCATTTTTCAATACATTAGATAATAATTACTCCACAGAAATTGATTgattaaaatctaaattaaacaaAATCAATGTCCAAAATTAgttacaataaaataataaaaatgtgcaCGTTGCCAAAGTGTTGCGTTTTAggttactatttttttttcatatttggcAATGGGGGGCTTCTAAGAGTCGGCAAGCACAGGAGGTGAACCAAACTTGGTGGAGTCCGATGGTTTTAGTTCATTTGTGTCACATTCTCATCAAAAGGTTGACTTGGCTGGGGCCAAGAGATGTTGAGTGCTCTTGTGCTGATTGAGGTTCCTTGCAAATGCTGTGGTAATGAGTTATGTCCCCAGGAGATTGAGACAAAAATGATACTTTGTAACCTTCGACTTGTCATGCAGAGAATACTCCACTAAGATCTTGTAAGGCCCATAACAACATTTTCATCTGTTTTTACATTAGGACAAGGCAAGCAAGCCACACCAGGTGTTCGGGTTCCAATTGAGGGCAGCGTCGCATCAGCAAAGATTTGGGTGGGGGCCCAAATCTTCTTCCTCCTAATTGTCCCACTGAAACAGCCTTTTAAACCCCTTGGATTTTGTTTCGCTGAATTACGTTACTTGCATCCCCCCTTTTTATCCCGTCGAACCTGTTAATTAGTTCAGTGAGACGTTTATTATGTAGATTGATTCGGCAACTATCTGAACTAATGAATCAACAGATATACAAGGAATAACTGAAATATTCTGGAACTTGATTAAAACTTGAGGGGGTAATTGCAGCGGTGATACTGACACGCTCTACAAGTTCATTCAACCATTCATCACCAAATggaaattttggataaaaaaatcGAACTAAATTCGAAGATGACCATTACTCGACCATGACCACTGCCATTTATCCTTCCAACCACATGATAATCTTGAGAAATATTAATGCAAATAAAATTAAGAATTCAGCCCAAAGAAATTAAAGTTATCCTCGTTAACGCGATTGGCTATATTGAATACAATAAATTTGTCAGGATAACAAATTAAACCCATCAAGATTTAATTTTGGGGGCTTTTTACCGTTCAAAAATATTAAAGCTAACGCCAAATCTAATATGATCCTATCCTCGCAAAATTTACCTTACTGTTGTTTTAGAGTACCAGGGCATCACATTCCATAAGGCCAAAACATGATAGAACGTTTCAGCAACATAACCATCCACAAGCAGCAATAAGATCACAGACCAAGAATGAAGTTTAACCTTCCTAACTGCAATGACACCATAAACATGCAGACACGTTCATGCTGCTATACAGGTTAGCCATCCTCCAGTTGACATCAAGGGGAACTAAAAACTTGCTTCAGCTATACAGGTTGATGTTCGACTTTCAAGGATTTCAAGCTCACCATCAAACACCCCCCGCCCctcccaaaacaaaaaaaatatatttacccTAGGGACACCCTCCAACATCCCCAAACCCACCCACCCCAGAAAGAaagaaatttctaaaaaaaaatttcttttaaaaagaaaaaggtaaacAGGCTATCGCAAATAATCAGCTGGATCTAGATGCAGACACTAGGTAGAAAAAGAGCAAGTTCAGCAACCAAAGTTCCTGACCAAACAGAAGCAGAAGACTCCAAATTCATTCTTGCTTGTCAAGCTGAATGACCAAAAACATATTGAAAAGAGTAAGTAAATATCCTTGCATCTCTCTAAATCTTTTCAATCTTTGAAAGTTTGCAAAGAAATTAGATCTATAAATTACCAATCCCTCTTGTAAGGATGCCAAAACATCAACTTCTGCAGAACAGATATAAGTACCTGCCAGAAGCATTTGACGTAGCTTTGCATCCTTTTAAGCTAAAGCAAAGAAATGCCACTAGAGATTGAGGACGGTGCATCACAGCTGGAGAGATTCATTCAAACAGTGGCAACAAGAGAAGATACCAAAATGGGACCCACAAAGACCAAGTATTGAAGATCCCATAGCCGGGCAGCAAAGAAGTAAATCCCATAGGTGTAGAAGCAGAAAAGTAATGAGGCAGACCCAGAAGACACCtcaacaagaaaaaagaaaagtatgaattttTTAGCAGAGTTCCAGGAATGATTTCTCAATAAATTTATAGAAGCTTAGGCTTCTTTTCTCCTACCGGAGAAAAAAGACTATGTTCTAGCATAAGATGAAGCAAAGAAAAGCATCATAGAACTAAAGAAAAACAGAAAGGAACTTATCCAAATCCAAGAGGCCGAGGGCGTTGCCCAATTAAAATAGTATCATTGAAGTCCAAACAAACTAAACACACTTAATCTCAGTCTCCTCGATAAATTTTACATCCTTGCAGTACTTAGCTCCTGCTTTGTCGGTGTTCCCTTGCACCATTTCTGCACCAAATTCAGAATCAATATTTCACACATATACTATAatcacttttcaaaaaaaaaaacacataatcCAAAACCGCACAACAATAAATTAAACAAAGATAAGCATGATCAAATGTGTAAGACAGGTGATGAAATCCTAACCGGTTATATACACTTGCTTATTTATTGGCAGAAAAGATAGCAATCAGAAAGCCTTTCTAGCTACTAGCATAAAGTTCAAGGAACTTCACCCATTAGCATATGGCAACTCCTCACGACCACGATATGGTGGAGACTTGCTGTGCCCACGCCCACGAGGAGAGGGACTGCGACGTCTTGGAGATCGGGCACGAGGACTATAACTCCTGCTTCAAATTGGTAAGTATCAATCATTAACACAAAGGCAATCAATGTTTGCTTAGGAGGCCTTACCTGCGTCCATAGCTTGGGCTACTACGATATCTAGGGCTGCGGCGTCTTCCTGAACCACCACGCATGCGACATTCTCGAGCAAAATGACCAGGCTCACCACACTCATAACACTTCAAATCAGAACCACCAGAGCATCCCTGACCACCTCCACGTCCACCTCTTCCTCTAGAATTATGAGAAAGCTCAACTCTCCAGCCATTCTTGCCTGATCCAAACACACGATTCATAAAGCTGGTGAAGGACGTTGATCTGAAATGATACGCTAGATGAAAGAGGAAAAGACAATGACCATGCCAACAAGTTCACAGATTTTCGAACTAATAAATAGAACTAGACAGGAAAAAGtgtcaaaaaaaattcaaaatgtcgATGAGGATGACAAAATCAGTTACAAgtactttttttaaataaaggtcCCTTCCTATGAACCATATTAACAACAATTATGGCAATAATTTGTAACAAAATTGTCATCAAACAGCGTACAGGAACTTCCTCTGCAAACATATACATGCAGTTGTAGACATTACAAAAGCACATTCTTCATTAGGCTCATTGCTGAAGGACACCAAAAAAGGCATATCAAAATCATGATTTTCATCATAAACTTCATCCTTCTTATTGATAAAGAAAGAGAAGCTTGATAAATATGTCAATGAGCTAGCTCCTACGTAACCCATTATCTATTTTTTAACAAATGAGCCAAAATTTAGCATCTTCCATTTTGAATGGGAAAAGAATCACCAGTAAATAGATAAAACATTAAGGATGCAACTAGCGTCGTAATAAGAAATATGAAGGATGTAGTTTGGATACCATCTAATTCACGAATTGCATCTTCGGCGTCTCTGCGATCCTCAAAATCAATGAAAGCATAACCAGGTGGCCTTCGAGCAACCCATACACTGTTAAAGAAAGTACTTAGCAAATAAAATAGACAACAGTAGACGTAATTACGACAACAAAATCGAGCTCAAAGATATAGAACATTATCCTGTATGATATAGCATttcagaagaagaaaaaaagtaagGTATACGACAACAATATTCTACCTCCGAATAACTCCAAAGACACGAAACTCGTCTTCAAGGTCCCGCTCCGAAACTCGTGGGTCAAGCTTACCCACGTACACACGAGACATTGTTTCTTTTTGGGATTCAAAAGAAAGCTATAAAATAATTCCAACGTTATTCAAGTTTACGTTcaacaaagaataaataaattaaatgaaaagaaaaacagGGATATACAAAAGTACAGATACCAAACAAAATcgaaagataaaaagaaaaagtgatatCAAAACCTAATTATACTtatgaaaagagaaagaaagaaagaactgaAGTGAGAACCTGGTGAGTTGTGAGAGTCGCGAAGGAGAAAACGGCGGCTTCCGCCCTTAGGCTCGACCGGCAAAGTTAGGGCTTTCGATATTTTTCGGGGGAAAAATTAGGAAGTTGGTGTTATTCCAATTTCAAGGCTTCATATACAACGGAAAATGGCTCCAAAAATAAGCCCATCAAGGAGTATCATTTGGATCCATTGGGTTGTGGATTAGTTGTTAAACCTTTCCCTCCTCTCATGCCTGAATTACATGGAAAACACTACTCTTGCAAACAATTATTTCAAATGTAAGTTTATAAACATTTGTATTGTAATAgtaaatttttcaataaataattatttatctaattaaatcaACAAAAGAAATTGAAGTTTTCAAATTCCAAAATCATAAACTATGACTCCAAATTGTTTTGGGAGTTGCGATCAATCAAACTCCAAGGATTAGTCAAatcagaaagaaagaaaggagggaGGGACCACCCCAAGGATGCAGCAGAGTGCAAGAAGAAGTACCATAGGAAGATAAGATAGGATTTAAGATAATGATGAAAGAGAGGAACCAGAACCATCCTCCTATCTACGGCCCCCTTCCCTTCCCTTCCCTTCCCTGTCCTTAAATTGCATTCAAGATCTCACCACCACATCCATGCCTCAGCTGCCCTTTTTCCTCATTTAACCTACTAAACAAAACTCTATCCTATCCTTCTACTCCAGCAATTTTTCTAATTTCATTTCCCACCATTTTGTTCTCTCTTTTCTTGCGCTTTCTATCAAGGCCTTTATTTTATTTACTGTGTTACGTATCTTTAGCATTATTTTTTGAAGTTTCTTATCTCTACTGTACTAAAATTCTAGATTGTTGATGAATTAACTTATTAcaatattaaatgataaaaataaaaccttaaaataAATAGATAGCAATTTTATATTGGAGGTGATCATAGACTGCATCAggctttaataaaattttaggtctgaaaaattgggtttaaaattttatctaaattcggtctggataaaaatgttaaagcTCGAGTCCGGTCTGtttgtattaaaaatttttatattattatttttatataaaaataaa
The genomic region above belongs to Gossypium hirsutum isolate 1008001.06 chromosome D05, Gossypium_hirsutum_v2.1, whole genome shotgun sequence and contains:
- the LOC107906788 gene encoding serine/arginine-rich splicing factor RSZ22 isoform X1; this translates as MSRVYVGKLDPRVSERDLEDEFRVFGVIRSVWVARRPPGYAFIDFEDRRDAEDAIRELDAYHFRSTSFTSFMNRVFGSGKNGWRVELSHNSRGRGGRGGGQGCSGGSDLKCYECGEPGHFARECRMRGGSGRRRSPRYRSSPSYGRRSYSPRARSPRRRSPSPRGRGHSKSPPYRGREELPYANGNGAREHRQSRS
- the LOC107906788 gene encoding serine/arginine-rich splicing factor RSZ22 isoform X2; this encodes MSRVYVGKLDPRVSERDLEDEFRVFGVIRSVWVARRPPGYAFIDFEDRRDAEDAIRELDGKNGWRVELSHNSRGRGGRGGGQGCSGGSDLKCYECGEPGHFARECRMRGGSGRRRSPRYRSSPSYGRRSYSPRARSPRRRSPSPRGRGHSKSPPYRGREELPYANGNGAREHRQSRS